A window of Solanum stenotomum isolate F172 chromosome 9, ASM1918654v1, whole genome shotgun sequence genomic DNA:
AATCAATTGATTCGTTGTGATagagttaaaaaaaagtttatatgagtaaaaagatataatattattaGTCATATGAGTGTGTCAAAGTGTAATTTCACAAACAATAAGGGTACTTTACTATATTtccataaaattaaattgaggTCCataaaaattttagaaaaaaataccACAAAAGGATAGAAAAAGAGCCATTTTCAATCCTCACATTATccatatatcaaaaaaaaaaacttcaagaaAACAAAGCTTCAATGACTCTAACAATggcttcttcatcttcaacttcaCTATTCTCCACTGTTCTAAACTTTTCCCCTCGAAAATCAACAGGTTTTACTTGCCGCACCTCTGTTAACATTCCATCAATTGCCAAGAAAACGTCACTCAGTCTCAGTTCATCAAGGAACATATCAAGTTTTGCCCCAATTGTCTTCGAGAAAGTTTCGAATGCTGCAACACCCACTAATGGAAATTCAAAGACATTGACTGTAGAGTGCCATAAAGGGTATAAAATGAAGACCCACAAAGTAAAGATTCTATTTTTATCACTGGTTTTGCTGtttgtgtgtgtttgagtttTGGTTTGTGTGGACGTTTTCTGTTGGAATTGTTGATTTGGGTGTTTGAATTTGTGATAATCTTGGAAATTTCAATCCACAGCCTTTAACTGTAGTGTGTGGCAAAGGGTCCAAAAGTTTCTATTTTTCTCACTGTTTTgctgtgtgtgtgtgtgtgtgtgtttgagttAGGTTTGTTGTGGAGGTTTTATGTGGGAATTGTGATTAGGGTGTTAGGATGTGTGCCAAAGGGTACAAAATGAAGACCCTCAAAGTAAAGTTTGCTTCTTTTTTGCTCACTATAGTGTGTGTGTGTAGTTTTGGTATGTGTGGAGGTTCCTATGGGAATTGTAATTGGGTGTTTAAATTTCCGGAGAATCTTAGTAGCTAAGTTGGTTGACTATCTGAATTTTCACGTTGTTGGTAAGGGTTAGATTCCCACGTATTAATTCCCAAATGCATTTCCCCAAAttttggaaggaaaaaaaaagaaagtgtttGAACGTGTCCCAAAGGAGACAGAATGAAGAAGCATATGTGGAAATTTTCTGTGGAGAGAAAATGACTTGTAAAGGGAATTTAGATGCTCTGTCACTCTCTTTTTCTATGTCTTTTACCTTAACTGTAAAAATGAAGACCACAAAGtaaagttttcattttttttttgtgtgtgtttggATATTAAAGTGTGGAGGTTTTCTGTGAGGATTGTGAGTTGgatgtttgaatttgtgatAATCTTGGAATTTTCAGGCTTCAGCAAAGAGGTTTAAGGTGTCTGGTAGTGGGAAGATAATGAGGAGGAGAGCTGGGAAGCAGCATTTGCTTAGGAAGAAGAATACCAAAAGGAAAAATAGGCTCTCGAAAACGGTTTGACTTCTTTCTCTCAGAACTCATACATTCTATTGTGAAatctttatataaatta
This region includes:
- the LOC125876755 gene encoding 50S ribosomal protein L35, chloroplastic — translated: MTLTMASSSSTSLFSTVLNFSPRKSTGFTCRTSVNIPSIAKKTSLSLSSSRNISSFAPIVFEKVSNAATPTNGNSKTLTVECHKGYKMKTHKASAKRFKVSGSGKIMRRRAGKQHLLRKKNTKRKNRLSKTVQVDRSDYNNVIGALPYLKVNRAK